In Streptomyces sp. DG2A-72, one genomic interval encodes:
- a CDS encoding sigma-70 family RNA polymerase sigma factor, protein MDLDPPPTSSGIEEALAVFVQHRTRLFGIAYRVLGSAVEAEDVVQEVWLRWQKTDRSVVVSPVAFLSSTTTRLAINVGQSARVRRETYIGPWLPEPIDTSSDLEAGAQRAEALELALLLVMEKLSPAERAAYVLREAFDYPYPEIAEILQLSLVNVRQIVSRARKHLSAEQRERVDTAEHRRLLNAFVSAAQTGDVASLEALLTPDAVSLSDGNGMRGCARLPVLGRARVAKLSTHRQLWREAEPELVDANGCTGVMVRRDGQPIAFMTVAASPEGIYKVLWLFSPAKIAAFLDSRSRFATVPGQNRINERSALNPPP, encoded by the coding sequence ATGGATCTCGACCCGCCTCCCACGTCGAGTGGCATCGAAGAGGCTCTGGCTGTCTTTGTGCAGCACCGAACGCGCCTGTTCGGCATCGCCTACCGCGTACTCGGCAGCGCGGTCGAGGCTGAAGACGTGGTCCAAGAGGTATGGCTGCGCTGGCAGAAGACCGACCGCTCCGTGGTGGTCAGCCCGGTGGCCTTCCTCTCCAGTACGACGACCCGCTTGGCCATCAATGTCGGGCAATCCGCGCGAGTGCGTCGGGAAACCTACATCGGACCGTGGTTGCCGGAGCCCATCGACACGAGCTCCGACCTGGAGGCCGGCGCGCAGCGCGCGGAGGCTCTTGAACTGGCGCTGCTGTTGGTCATGGAGAAGCTGAGCCCCGCTGAGCGCGCCGCGTACGTACTGCGCGAGGCATTCGACTACCCCTATCCCGAGATCGCCGAGATCCTTCAACTCAGCCTCGTCAACGTGCGGCAGATCGTGAGCCGCGCTCGCAAGCATCTGTCGGCCGAGCAGCGGGAGCGCGTGGACACCGCGGAGCACCGGCGACTTCTCAACGCGTTCGTCTCAGCAGCTCAAACGGGAGATGTGGCTTCACTTGAGGCCCTGCTCACCCCCGATGCCGTCAGTCTGTCCGACGGCAACGGCATGCGGGGCTGCGCTCGCCTGCCTGTGCTGGGCCGCGCACGTGTGGCCAAGCTGTCGACGCATCGGCAGTTGTGGCGGGAAGCGGAGCCCGAGTTGGTGGACGCCAACGGCTGTACGGGCGTGATGGTCCGACGAGACGGCCAACCGATCGCGTTCATGACCGTCGCCGCCTCGCCCGAAGGCATCTACAAGGTGCTGTGGCTCTTCAGCCCGGCCAAGATCGCCGCATTCCTTGACTCGCGTTCCCGCTTCGCAACTGTTCCCGGCCAGAACCGCATCAACGAACGGTCAGCTTTGAATCCGCCGCCATGA
- a CDS encoding SpoIIE family protein phosphatase: MDSARKGSDEQPTPAGPRDLLDASTDAAAVVAADGVVIGWTRGAEELLGYPAQEVVGGSAARLLAMPGDPARVAGVADRCRAGMGWSGLIPVRHRDGRSLDVDLRVSACFRIGEGDCFLLSAREQRPQWTVGQSVLDGFLTRSPVGMAVMDTQLRYVWLNDTLERFGGVPREQRLGRRLSELLPGLQAETIEGLMRKVLTTGVPVTDYEYVGWSWADPHRQHAYSTSFFPLVDAENSVTGVCYMVLDVTERWNARQLLSMVNEAGTRIGTTLDVLRTAQELADFAVPRFADFVVVDLLEPVLSTEGHGAWLTDAGPAPATPTMQRAGLSSVREGCPEAVARVGERVDFLPPSHDARLFIDGEPILIPVLDPSDDLWMAEQPARAASIREFGLHSLISVPMHARNTALGLTTFIRSLNPVSFQPDDVLLARELVARAALCVDNARRYTREHTAAVTLQRSLLPQALTGGTALEVASFYQPADPTGGVGGDWFDVIPLSGARVALVVGDVVGHGTTAAATMGRLRTAVQTLADMEMPPDELLAHLDDLVLRLSEAKTDDEAAVQSATAFVGATCLYAVYDPVRRRCTMARAGHPPPVVITPDGQVSFPELPAGPPLGLGGLAFEATEIELAENSLLGLYTDGLVEGADRDMERGMFRLGDALARSASDLTTLCASAVRQLVPVPQPDDIALLLARTHGLGADHVASWDVPADPAAVADIRARATRRVAEWGLDDLAMTTELIVSELVTNAIRHAAPPIRLRLLRDARLTCEVADASSTAPRLRHARSMDEGGRGLFLVAQLTHRWGARYTADGKIIWAEQEIP; the protein is encoded by the coding sequence ATGGATTCTGCGCGAAAAGGTTCCGATGAGCAGCCGACACCGGCGGGGCCGCGCGACCTGCTCGACGCGTCCACCGACGCGGCGGCGGTCGTAGCGGCCGACGGCGTCGTGATCGGCTGGACCCGGGGCGCCGAAGAACTCCTTGGCTACCCGGCACAAGAGGTGGTCGGCGGCTCCGCCGCGCGGCTGCTGGCGATGCCCGGGGACCCGGCACGTGTCGCCGGCGTCGCGGACCGCTGCCGCGCCGGAATGGGGTGGAGCGGCCTCATCCCCGTACGGCACCGTGACGGCCGGTCCCTCGACGTCGACCTGCGGGTCTCCGCGTGCTTCCGCATCGGCGAGGGCGATTGCTTCCTGCTCTCGGCGCGGGAGCAGCGGCCGCAATGGACGGTCGGCCAGTCCGTCCTCGACGGATTCCTGACCCGCTCGCCGGTCGGCATGGCGGTCATGGACACCCAGCTGCGCTACGTCTGGCTCAACGACACGCTGGAACGCTTCGGCGGCGTGCCCCGGGAACAGCGGCTGGGGCGCCGTCTGAGCGAGCTGTTGCCCGGCCTGCAGGCGGAGACCATCGAGGGGCTGATGCGCAAGGTGCTGACGACCGGCGTCCCGGTGACCGACTACGAGTACGTGGGATGGAGCTGGGCCGATCCACACCGCCAGCACGCCTACTCCACGTCCTTCTTCCCCCTGGTGGACGCCGAGAACTCCGTCACCGGAGTCTGCTACATGGTCCTGGACGTCACCGAGCGCTGGAACGCCCGCCAGCTCCTGTCGATGGTCAACGAGGCCGGAACGCGCATCGGCACCACTCTCGACGTGCTGCGGACGGCACAGGAACTGGCCGACTTCGCCGTTCCCCGCTTCGCGGACTTCGTCGTCGTAGACCTTCTGGAGCCCGTCCTCAGCACCGAGGGGCACGGGGCCTGGCTGACCGACGCGGGCCCGGCACCCGCCACGCCGACGATGCAACGCGCCGGACTGAGCTCGGTGCGAGAGGGCTGCCCCGAGGCCGTGGCGCGGGTCGGGGAGAGGGTGGACTTCCTTCCCCCGTCGCACGACGCCCGTCTCTTCATCGACGGCGAGCCGATCCTCATCCCCGTCCTCGACCCGTCCGACGACCTCTGGATGGCCGAGCAGCCCGCGAGAGCGGCGAGCATCCGCGAGTTCGGGCTGCATTCCCTCATCTCCGTGCCGATGCACGCGCGGAACACCGCCCTGGGCCTGACCACGTTCATACGGTCGCTCAATCCCGTCTCGTTCCAGCCCGACGACGTCCTGCTGGCCAGGGAGCTGGTGGCACGGGCCGCGCTCTGCGTCGACAACGCCCGCCGCTACACCCGCGAGCACACGGCGGCGGTCACGCTGCAGCGCAGTCTGCTGCCCCAGGCCCTGACGGGCGGAACCGCGCTGGAGGTGGCCTCCTTCTATCAGCCGGCCGACCCGACGGGCGGAGTGGGTGGCGACTGGTTCGACGTGATCCCGCTGTCCGGCGCCCGCGTGGCCCTTGTCGTCGGCGATGTGGTCGGGCACGGCACCACCGCGGCGGCGACCATGGGCCGGCTGCGCACCGCGGTGCAGACCCTCGCCGACATGGAGATGCCTCCCGACGAACTGCTGGCGCACCTCGACGACCTGGTGCTCCGGCTGAGCGAGGCGAAGACCGACGACGAGGCGGCCGTACAGAGCGCGACCGCGTTCGTCGGGGCAACCTGCCTGTACGCCGTCTACGACCCGGTGCGCAGGCGCTGCACGATGGCCCGGGCCGGCCATCCGCCACCAGTGGTGATCACGCCCGACGGCCAGGTCTCCTTCCCCGAGCTGCCCGCCGGGCCTCCGCTCGGGCTGGGCGGACTGGCCTTCGAGGCCACCGAGATCGAACTCGCCGAGAACAGCCTGCTCGGCCTCTACACGGACGGGCTCGTCGAGGGTGCCGACCGTGACATGGAGCGGGGCATGTTCCGACTCGGCGACGCGCTGGCCCGTTCGGCCTCCGATCTCACCACGCTCTGCGCTTCCGCGGTGCGGCAACTCGTGCCCGTGCCCCAACCCGACGACATCGCCCTTCTCCTGGCACGCACCCACGGTCTGGGCGCCGACCACGTCGCCTCGTGGGACGTGCCCGCGGACCCGGCCGCCGTCGCCGACATCCGAGCGCGGGCGACCCGCCGGGTGGCGGAGTGGGGGCTGGACGACCTGGCCATGACGACCGAGCTCATCGTGAGCGAACTGGTCACCAACGCGATCCGCCACGCCGCGCCGCCCATACGGCTACGACTGCTCCGCGACGCCCGCCTCACCTGCGAGGTCGCCGACGCCAGCAGCACCGCCCCGCGGCTGAGACACGCCCGGAGTATGGACGAAGGCGGCCGCGGTCTCTTCCTGGTGGCCCAGCTCACCCATCGCTGGGGCGCCCGGTACACGGCCGACGGAAAGATCATCTGGGCGGAGCAGGAGATCCCGTGA
- the cpt gene encoding chloramphenicol phosphotransferase CPT has translation MTTQMIILNGGSSSGKSGIVRCLQAELPDPWLAFGCDSFVDALPARMQASDEGIVFAADGGVSVGAEFMALQTAWMDGVAAMARAGARVIIDDVFLGGAGSQQGWQKTVDGLAVLWVGVRCESAVAAGREIARGDRVRGMAALQADVVHEGVSYDVEVDTTHTESLLCARTIAAHVS, from the coding sequence GTGACGACTCAGATGATCATTCTCAACGGTGGTTCGAGCTCGGGAAAGTCCGGGATCGTACGGTGTCTCCAAGCCGAACTGCCCGACCCGTGGCTGGCGTTCGGGTGCGACTCGTTCGTCGACGCGCTGCCCGCGAGGATGCAGGCGTCGGACGAGGGCATCGTGTTCGCCGCGGACGGCGGGGTGAGTGTCGGGGCGGAGTTCATGGCGCTGCAGACGGCCTGGATGGACGGCGTCGCGGCGATGGCCCGAGCGGGCGCCAGGGTCATCATCGATGACGTGTTCCTCGGCGGAGCGGGGTCCCAGCAGGGGTGGCAGAAGACCGTGGACGGACTGGCCGTGCTGTGGGTCGGCGTCAGGTGTGAGAGTGCGGTCGCCGCAGGCCGTGAGATCGCACGCGGCGACCGCGTCCGTGGGATGGCCGCGTTGCAGGCCGACGTGGTTCACGAAGGGGTGTCCTACGACGTGGAGGTGGACACGACGCACACCGAGTCCCTGCTGTGTGCGCGAACCATCGCCGCGCACGTCAGCTGA
- a CDS encoding molybdopterin cofactor-binding domain-containing protein: MAETTGGADKPPPKAALGRRTLLTYLVAAPTLTVATGLAPATAAAAAPRAVIAVDVGRPINPRGIEAQMVGGLTDAISTTLTAGLHIDKGLPLEGSYSQFHYARQRNSPTDVQVIVMPAHGEPGGAGELGVPAAVGAIANAYARATGTRPRSFPVDFPVDFEPFPR; this comes from the coding sequence ATGGCGGAGACCACGGGCGGTGCCGACAAGCCGCCTCCGAAGGCCGCTCTGGGTCGGCGTACGCTCCTGACTTACCTGGTCGCCGCCCCCACCCTGACCGTGGCCACCGGCCTCGCTCCCGCCACAGCCGCGGCTGCCGCTCCCAGAGCGGTGATCGCGGTGGACGTCGGGCGGCCGATCAACCCGCGCGGCATCGAGGCACAGATGGTCGGCGGGCTGACGGACGCGATCTCGACGACGCTGACCGCAGGACTGCATATCGACAAAGGGCTGCCCCTGGAGGGCAGTTACTCGCAGTTCCACTATGCGCGGCAGCGGAATTCGCCGACCGATGTGCAGGTCATCGTCATGCCCGCGCACGGCGAACCGGGCGGGGCGGGTGAGCTGGGCGTCCCCGCCGCGGTCGGCGCCATCGCGAACGCGTACGCCCGGGCCACCGGCACCCGTCCTCGCAGTTTCCCCGTCGACTTCCCCGTCGACTTCGAACCCTTCCCGCGCTGA
- a CDS encoding PP2C family protein-serine/threonine phosphatase, whose product MSRNHSTDDADELLARLRTLTAQARERAELQRSLVELAVALQRGMLPADMPVAPGFDLAVQYSPAFHGLNVGGDWYDAFRMPDGRIGLSIGDVQGHNIEAAAFMGQVRVGLRALASVTSEPGELLSRTNDLLLTLGADLFATCTFMRLDPSTGVLESARAGHIPCVWATADGKSGIAEDEGGPPLGIEAGQDYPVTRYRLSTGGVFVLMTDGVVEGPSLSLDDGLDQVVRLAGVAAVAGMDAGSLAAAVIKGAERVGHEDDAAVLVVGHDAADVRR is encoded by the coding sequence ATGTCCCGCAATCACTCAACCGACGACGCCGACGAACTGCTGGCCAGGCTCAGGACGCTGACCGCTCAGGCACGGGAGCGAGCCGAGCTCCAGCGTTCCCTGGTGGAGCTGGCCGTCGCCCTGCAGCGCGGGATGCTTCCCGCGGACATGCCGGTCGCGCCCGGGTTCGACCTGGCCGTCCAGTACTCACCTGCCTTCCACGGCCTGAACGTGGGAGGCGACTGGTACGACGCCTTCCGGATGCCCGATGGACGCATCGGCCTGTCCATCGGCGACGTACAGGGCCACAACATCGAGGCCGCCGCCTTCATGGGACAGGTCCGGGTGGGGCTGCGCGCGCTCGCCTCGGTCACCAGCGAGCCGGGTGAGCTTCTCTCCAGGACGAACGACCTGCTCCTGACGCTCGGCGCCGACCTCTTCGCGACCTGCACCTTCATGCGGCTCGACCCGTCCACCGGGGTGCTGGAGAGCGCCAGGGCCGGGCACATCCCGTGTGTGTGGGCCACCGCGGACGGGAAGTCCGGCATCGCCGAGGACGAAGGGGGACCACCTCTGGGCATCGAAGCGGGGCAGGACTACCCGGTGACCCGGTACCGGCTCAGCACGGGAGGAGTGTTCGTCCTGATGACGGACGGCGTGGTGGAGGGGCCCTCACTGAGCCTGGACGACGGACTCGACCAGGTGGTGAGGCTCGCGGGAGTCGCCGCCGTCGCGGGCATGGACGCCGGCTCGCTCGCCGCCGCCGTGATCAAGGGAGCCGAGCGGGTCGGACACGAGGACGACGCGGCCGTACTGGTCGTAGGCCACGACGCGGCAGACGTACGCCGGTAG
- a CDS encoding helix-turn-helix transcriptional regulator, producing MATAVGSGSSDLIEVFKALGNPARLQIMQWLKDPDKHFSEYEPIADRQSVGVCVTHIQAKSGLAQSTVSSYMSTLERAGLVHPTRVGKWTHYRRDEERLAQVARAIGTTL from the coding sequence ATGGCCACGGCGGTGGGATCGGGGTCAAGTGATCTGATCGAGGTGTTCAAGGCCCTTGGCAACCCTGCCCGTTTGCAGATCATGCAGTGGCTGAAGGACCCCGACAAGCACTTCAGCGAGTACGAGCCGATCGCGGACCGCCAGTCGGTGGGCGTGTGCGTCACGCACATCCAGGCGAAGTCGGGACTCGCGCAGTCGACCGTCTCCAGCTATATGAGCACGCTCGAACGGGCGGGGCTCGTGCATCCCACCCGGGTGGGCAAGTGGACCCACTACCGGCGCGATGAAGAGCGGCTGGCGCAGGTCGCGCGAGCGATCGGCACCACCCTCTGA
- a CDS encoding (2Fe-2S)-binding protein: MPQHTFTVNGTSVTVDAPADLPLLWVLRDLLGIRGPKYGCGIDVCKACTSHLDGEAVNPCVVPVSEAAGRQVTTIEGLADGERLHPVQEAWLEQDVPQCGYCQPGQIMAAVALLKRTSNPTDADIDAIDNVCRCGTYFRVREAIKLAAAKMAAAETSQQTV, translated from the coding sequence ATGCCCCAGCACACCTTCACCGTGAACGGCACCTCCGTGACCGTCGACGCCCCCGCCGACCTGCCTCTGCTGTGGGTCCTGCGTGACCTTCTCGGCATCCGCGGGCCCAAGTACGGCTGCGGCATCGACGTCTGCAAGGCCTGCACCAGCCATCTGGACGGCGAGGCCGTCAACCCGTGCGTGGTCCCCGTCTCCGAGGCCGCCGGACGACAGGTCACCACCATCGAGGGCCTCGCCGACGGCGAGCGTCTCCATCCTGTCCAGGAGGCCTGGCTGGAGCAGGACGTCCCCCAGTGCGGTTACTGCCAGCCCGGCCAGATCATGGCCGCCGTCGCCCTGTTGAAGAGGACCAGCAACCCCACCGACGCCGATATCGACGCGATCGACAACGTCTGCCGCTGCGGGACGTACTTCCGCGTCCGTGAGGCCATCAAGCTGGCGGCGGCGAAGATGGCGGCGGCCGAGACCTCCCAGCAGACCGTCTGA
- a CDS encoding NAD(P)H-dependent oxidoreductase — translation MSTFDAAPTALIVHAHPEPHSFSTAQMATAAHALRDAGYRVDVLDLYAEAWAPALAREEFGPVDGHFKPQAEQQRAVKEGTLDAAVKAHLDRLLAADLLVLSFPLWWFSLPAILKGWVDRVFVMGAVFGGDHGLFGDAALAGKRAMLLFTTGSSSESFRPGGAFGAMDDFLFHIHRGMLEFVGYEVLDPVITYGPARMTDQERSAALERVGKAVTLMAADSKLTVR, via the coding sequence ATGTCGACCTTCGATGCTGCCCCGACAGCCCTGATCGTTCACGCCCACCCCGAGCCCCACTCGTTCAGCACCGCCCAGATGGCGACCGCGGCCCACGCCCTGCGCGATGCCGGATACCGAGTCGACGTCCTCGATCTCTATGCCGAGGCATGGGCCCCGGCCCTCGCACGCGAGGAGTTCGGGCCGGTGGACGGCCACTTCAAGCCGCAGGCCGAGCAACAGCGCGCGGTCAAGGAGGGGACGCTCGACGCGGCCGTCAAGGCCCATCTCGATCGGCTGCTCGCCGCCGACCTGCTCGTGCTGTCGTTCCCGCTGTGGTGGTTCTCGCTGCCGGCCATCCTCAAGGGGTGGGTGGACCGGGTCTTCGTGATGGGCGCGGTCTTCGGTGGCGACCACGGACTCTTCGGTGACGCGGCGCTCGCCGGGAAACGAGCGATGCTGCTGTTCACGACGGGCAGTTCGAGTGAGTCGTTCCGCCCCGGTGGCGCCTTCGGCGCGATGGACGACTTCCTGTTCCATATCCACCGCGGCATGCTGGAGTTCGTCGGCTACGAGGTCCTCGACCCCGTCATCACCTACGGACCGGCCCGCATGACCGACCAGGAGAGGTCAGCGGCGCTGGAGCGCGTCGGGAAAGCTGTCACGCTCATGGCGGCGGATTCAAAGCTGACCGTTCGTTGA
- a CDS encoding MASE1 domain-containing protein: protein MVGIHDLRRPALYALETLAVTACYFAAGRLGLMRQLVVQGAVVTPIWPPTGVALACLLIFGIRALPGITLGVLFVVMSITSLQPAVIGTLAGNTAAPLCAYLLLRRVGFRTDLSRLRDGVALVFLGALASMLISASAGVGLLVLTDKLDAPGFWPVWLAWWVGDAMGVLLVTPVLLLLHTVRRPPSPARWKEATGLALIACGLVPLAAYSTISMLFLVYPLLIWAALRFQLAGSILCALLASTTTTIAATDQTGPFEHLTHIEVMIKLQAFNGSMALTALLLSAVITEQHHTRRSVERACQDLVEVLEHLTAGDAPRTRPPPDIDGPRPQRRER, encoded by the coding sequence GTGGTGGGTATCCATGATCTACGGCGACCAGCCCTCTACGCCCTCGAGACGCTGGCAGTCACCGCCTGCTACTTCGCCGCGGGGCGGCTGGGCCTCATGCGGCAGCTCGTCGTCCAGGGCGCCGTGGTGACACCCATTTGGCCGCCCACGGGCGTCGCGCTGGCCTGCCTGCTGATCTTCGGGATCCGTGCCCTGCCGGGCATCACCCTGGGGGTCCTCTTCGTGGTCATGTCGATCACCTCCCTCCAGCCCGCGGTGATCGGGACACTGGCCGGCAACACAGCGGCCCCCCTCTGCGCATACCTCCTGCTGCGCAGGGTGGGGTTCCGGACGGACCTCAGCCGCTTGCGGGACGGCGTCGCGCTGGTGTTCCTGGGAGCCCTGGCCAGCATGCTGATCAGCGCGAGCGCCGGCGTCGGTCTGCTCGTTCTCACGGACAAACTCGATGCGCCCGGTTTCTGGCCGGTGTGGCTCGCATGGTGGGTGGGCGACGCGATGGGAGTCCTGCTCGTCACCCCCGTTCTGCTGCTGCTCCACACGGTGCGCCGGCCGCCTAGTCCCGCCCGCTGGAAGGAGGCGACCGGGCTGGCCCTCATCGCCTGCGGTCTCGTACCACTGGCCGCGTACAGCACCATCAGCATGCTCTTCCTCGTCTATCCACTCCTGATCTGGGCCGCCCTGCGCTTCCAGCTGGCGGGCAGCATCCTGTGTGCCCTCCTCGCCTCCACCACGACCACCATCGCGGCGACGGACCAGACGGGCCCCTTCGAGCACCTCACCCATATCGAGGTGATGATCAAACTCCAGGCCTTCAACGGCTCCATGGCCCTCACGGCCCTGCTTCTGTCCGCCGTCATCACCGAGCAGCACCACACCAGACGCTCGGTGGAGCGGGCCTGCCAGGACCTCGTCGAGGTGCTGGAACACCTCACGGCCGGCGACGCTCCGCGCACCCGGCCACCGCCGGACATCGACGGCCCCCGCCCGCAGCGGCGCGAGAGGTGA
- a CDS encoding S1 family peptidase, producing MRARRTTIRRSRLLTSVLSLLGMAVLAVSGTSATAAPTAGAGASTASVSGAASAVEALGIDGTAWTIDERTGKLRVVADSMVTDTDLAQLRQAAGRFVGAMTLERLDGRLRTLLSGGDAIYAGGGRCSAGVNVRSGSTYYFVTAGHCTDGTTTWYTGPAMDTVVGPTTGTSFPGNDFGVVQYSNPAVPRPGTIGTVDVTGTATAYVGQRVCTRGATTGVRCGVVTGLNATVNYGGGTIVYGLIQTSICAEPGDSGGPLYAGDKVIGILSGGSGNCATGGTTYYQPIQEVLSAYGLSVY from the coding sequence ATGAGAGCACGGCGTACGACCATCAGGCGCTCACGGCTGCTCACTTCAGTGCTGAGCCTGCTCGGCATGGCAGTCCTCGCGGTGTCCGGCACCAGCGCGACGGCCGCGCCCACGGCCGGCGCCGGAGCGTCGACCGCGTCGGTGTCCGGCGCGGCTTCGGCCGTCGAGGCCCTCGGAATCGACGGGACGGCCTGGACCATCGACGAGCGCACCGGGAAGCTGCGGGTCGTCGCCGACTCCATGGTCACGGACACCGACCTCGCCCAACTTCGCCAAGCCGCCGGGCGTTTCGTCGGTGCCATGACCCTCGAACGGCTCGACGGCCGGCTGCGCACCCTCCTGTCGGGCGGCGACGCCATCTACGCCGGCGGCGGACGCTGCTCGGCGGGTGTCAACGTACGGAGCGGGTCCACGTACTACTTCGTCACGGCCGGTCACTGCACCGACGGCACGACCACCTGGTACACCGGCCCCGCCATGGACACCGTCGTCGGCCCCACCACCGGAACCAGCTTCCCCGGCAACGACTTCGGCGTCGTCCAGTACTCCAACCCGGCCGTACCGCGCCCCGGCACCATCGGAACCGTCGACGTGACCGGGACAGCGACCGCCTACGTCGGCCAGCGCGTCTGCACCCGGGGCGCCACCACGGGTGTCCGATGCGGCGTCGTCACCGGGCTGAACGCGACCGTCAACTACGGTGGCGGCACCATCGTGTACGGGCTGATCCAGACCAGCATCTGTGCCGAGCCCGGCGACAGCGGAGGCCCGCTCTACGCCGGCGACAAGGTCATCGGCATCCTCTCCGGCGGCTCCGGGAACTGCGCGACCGGCGGCACCACGTACTACCAGCCGATCCAGGAAGTACTGAGCGCCTACGGCCTGTCCGTCTACTGA